Proteins co-encoded in one Yamadazyma tenuis chromosome 1, complete sequence genomic window:
- the ISN1 gene encoding IMP 5'-nucleotidase (COG:F; EggNog:ENOG503NUVQ), which translates to MTSRYRVEYSLKSHRRDEFIEWIKALLAVPFVLHSDVENFFHGSSFGDVQDYEEFMKSKEFEISKECQKRYYEVFEDVESLITNTIELGNRSQANGPVPRLRKLVPSVGTFFTPLPLPRAFLAEDRRRGISRRRFVSPSFNDIRNVLNTAQIMALADIYKDDTIKHLKLITFDGDVTLYDDGKSLMKDDPVVARLIELLHAGFFIGVVTAAGYPGQQGSSQYYSRLKGLVDAMNESTLSIQQRQNLLVMGGESNYLFRYSHELQTFRFIDGEDWFLPLMLNWNKDHIEYMMENIHRHMINIRKKFSLDDESKTSIVRKERSIGIIPVNGFKILREHLEEISLSCSGKLTELLLELASDIKVCAFNGGSDVWVDIGDKALGVESLQSYLCRDEWLDVCPILKSETLHVGDQFASLGANDFKARLSACTAWIASPQETVDILDDLLAYLKS; encoded by the coding sequence ATGACAAGCAGATACAGAGTTGAGTATTCATTAAAGAGCCATCGAAGAGATGAGTTCATTGAGTGGATTAAGGCCCTCTTAGCGGTGCCGTTCGTGTTACACTCAGACGTTGAGAACTTTTTCCACGGCAGCTCGTTCGGAGATGTCCAAGATTATGAGGAGTTTATGAAATCCAAAGAGTTTGAGATTTCGAAGGAATGCCAGAAACGGTACTACgaggtgtttgaagacGTGGAGCTGTTGATAACCAATACAATCGAGCTTGGCAATCGGTCTCAAGCCAATGGACCCGTACCCCGTCTACGTAAATTGGTTCCTTCAGTAGGTACTTTCTTCACACCCCTTCCCTTACCTCGAGCGTTTTTGGCTGAagacagaagaagaggtaTAAGTAGGAGACGATTTGTCAGCCCCAGTTTCAATGATATCAGGAACGTGTTGAACACGGCACAGATAATGGCATTGGCCGATATCTATAAAGACGATACCATCAAacatttgaagttgatcacTTTTGATGGGGATGTTACTTTATACGATGATGGGAAGTCGTTGATGAAAGATGACCCGGTGGTGGCTCGGCTCATCGAACTACTTCATGCGGGCTTCTTCATTGGCGTGGTGACGGCTGCTGGATATCCTGGACAACAGGGATCAAGTCAGTACTATTCGAGACTCAAAGGGTTGGTAGATGCCATGAACGAATCCACCTTGTCGATTCAGCAGCGTCAGAACCTCTTGGTAATGGGAGGAGAATCCAACTACTTGTTTCGATACTCCCATGAGCTTCAAACCTTCAGGTTTATCGATGGTGAAGACTGGTTCTTACCATTGATGCTTAACTGGAACAAAGACCATATTGAGTACATGATGGAGAATATCCATCGACACATGATCAACATCCGGAAAAAGTTTAGTTTGGATGACGAGTCCAAGACCTCGATTGTTCGAAAGGAACGTTCCATTGGTATTATTCCCGTCAATGGGTTCAAAATTTTGAGAGAGcatttggaagaaatctcTCTTTCGTGCTCTGGAAAGTTAACAGAGCTTTTACTCGAGTTGGCCTCAGACATAAAGGTGTGTGCTTTTAATGGGGGTTCTGATGTCTGGGTAGATATTGGAGATAAAGCATTGGGAGTGgaatctcttcaaagctATCTCTGTAGAGATGAGTGGTTGGATGTGTGTCCTATTTTGAAGAGTGAGACTTTGCATGTGGGGGACCAGTTTGCCAGTTTAGGGGCCAATGACTTCAAGGCTCGGTTGAGTGCTTGTACAGCTTGGATAGCCAGTCCGCAAGAGACGGTGGATATTTTGGATGACTTGCTCGCGTATTTAAAGAGTTAG
- a CDS encoding uncharacterized protein (EggNog:ENOG503P3P4; COG:S) produces the protein MSLRSLGLNSTFSRIFNMTKPATGVKTADTILDFKHNPQLSLENIMTRSDQEIGGYSTAHFAYNNQMKCGHFSGYLNLDLPKDSPDITRSGYAMFRTKDQKESWLSGNSYWDWSQYHALVLRVNGDKRKYLVNIQANTPLVTDLFQHRLFLNTPGSWETVVIPLDDFVMTNWGVIQDGCEINKSEVKTIGIGLLDKQYGPFNLNIDWVKVMTDEELVNYSRDSLANKKRIDTNENDIKELNSSALHSNKFEDPKGTVKKHLKRLAAPSHWMLDKLSGTYAPRPSAGPHKLRESLPLVVFLRNRLKYALNGRETKAILMQQHVKVDGKVRTDATFPAGFMDVISLEATNENFRLIYDTKGRFAVHRITNEEASYKLGKVKKVQLGKRGIPYAVTHDGRTIRYPDPAIKANDTVKIDLETGKITDFIKFDTGRLVMVTGGRNLGRVGVIVHRERHEGGFDLVHIKDSLENTFVTRLSNVFVIGTEAGKPYVSLPKGKGIKLSISEERDRRRAQSGL, from the exons ATGTCATTGAGAAGTTTGGGATTAAACTCGACATTTTCACGGATCTTCAACATGACCAAACCTGCGACGGGGGTCAAGACCGCCGACACTATCTTGGATTTCAAGCATAATCCTCAGCTTCTGTTGGAGAACATCATGACCAGAAGCGATCAAGAGATTGGAGGTTACTCAACTGCTCACTTCGCGTACAATAACCAAATGAAGTGCGGTCACTTCAGTGGctacttgaacttggacttaCCCAAGGATAGCCCCGACATCACTCGGTCAGGATATGCGATGTTCAGGACCAAGGATCAAAAGGAAAGTTGGCTCAGTGGTAATAGCTACTGGGACTGGAGCCAATATCATGCATTGGTATTGAGAGTCAATGGTGATAAGAGAAAGTACTTGGTAAACATCCAGGCCAACACTCCGCTTGTGACGGACTTGTTTCAGCATCggttgtttttgaacactCCAGGTAGCTGGGAAACAGTGGTGATACCTCTCGATGACTTTGTTATGACGAACTGGGGAGTTATCCAGGATGGGTGTGAGATCAATAAGCTGGAGGTCAAAACCATTGGCATTGGTCTTTTGGACAAGCAGTACGGGCCATTTAATTTGAACATTGATTGGGTAAAAGTGATGAccgatgaagaattggtcaacTATTCTAGAGACTCGCTCgccaacaaaaagagaattgaTACCAATGAAAATGATATTAAGGAGTTGAACTCATCAGCTTTGCactccaacaagtttgaggATCCCAAGGGAACCGT AAAGAAACACTTGAAAAGATTAGCCGCCCCATCCCACTGGATGTTGGACAAATTGTCTGGAACCTACGCTCCAAGACCATCTGCCGGACCCCacaagttgagagaatCGTTACCTTTGGTTGTGTTTTTAAGAAACAGATTGAAGTATGCCTTAAATGGTAGAGAAACCAAGGCCATCTTGATGCAACAACACGTCAAGGTCGACGGTAAGGTTAGAACTGACGCCACCTTCCCAGCTGGGTTCATGGATGtcatttctttggaagCCACCAACGAAAACTTCAGATTGATCTATGACACCAAGGGTAGATTTGCTGTTCACAGAATCACCAACGAAGAAGCATCTTACAAGTTGGGTAAGGTTAAGAAGGTCCAATTGGGTAAGAGAGGTATTCCATACGCCGTCACCCACGACGGTAGAACCATCAGATACCCAGACCCAGCCATCAAGGCCAACGATACCGTTAAGATCGACTTGGAAACCGGAAAAATCACcgacttcatcaagtttgaCACCGGCAGATTGGTCATGGTTACTGGTGGTCGTAACTTGGGTAGAGTGGGTGTAATTGTCCACAGAGAAAGACATGAAGGAGGATTCGACTTGGTTCACATCAAGGAttctttggaaaacacTTTCGTCACCAGATTGTCCAACGTCTTTGTCATTGGTACCGAGGCCGGTAAGCCATACGTATCTTTGCCAAAGGGTAAGGGTATCAAGTTGTCTATTTCTGAAGAAAGagacagaagaagagcccAGAGCGGATTGTAA
- the EGC2_2 gene encoding endo-1,4-beta-glucanase (EggNog:ENOG503NVK2; CAZy:GH5; COG:G) → MAGFLKVKGTKIVDENDHPVVLKGSATGGHMNMENFITGYPGHETEHKQVIKSKIGQEKFDFFFDKFYDYFWTESDAILFKNLGFNCLRIPFNYRHFLDDEGDLFEVKQKGFERMDKIVDTCAKHGIYTILDLHATPGGQNQDWHADSKIHFAMFWEFKVFQDAMVNLWGKIAEYYKDNKWVAGYNPLNEPAVSDHSKLIKFYERVDKAIRAVDPNHLLFLDGNTYAMDFRQFPDEPLKNAVYAIHDYTTFGFPNLEGTEYQGTSEQKTKIKSQYERKIEFMKSRNVPVWNGEFGPVYASEVRGDKDPHTINKARYNVLKDQLAVYKTGDPSGDGSPISWSIWVYKDIGYQGLTYVSPKSKWYQLFGEFFLKKKKLGLDRWGNNIDPEFAKLYADLEAHMKKNIPEKHHKAIYPHQWTINDYLYRVSKDMLFSQYAQHEFAELFVGLDFDELDELAASFKLENCLQRDELNQILREY, encoded by the coding sequence ATGGCAGGATTCTTAAAAGTTAAAGGCACTAAAATCGTCGATGAGAACGACCACCCGGTTGTCCTCAAAGGATCAGCCACCGGAGGTCATATGAACATGGAGAATTTTATTACCGGATATCCTGGTCATGAGACGGAACATAAACAAGTCATCAAAAGTAAGATTGGCCAGGAAAagtttgactttttcttcGACAAATTCTACGACTACTTCTGGACCGAGTCGGATGccattctcttcaaaaacttgggCTTCAATTGCTTGAGAATTCCTTTTAACTATCGGCATTTCTTagatgatgaaggtgaCTTGTTTGAAGTGAAGCAAAAAGGGTTTGAAAGAATGGACAAGATCGTCGACACCTGTGCCAAACACGGAATCTATACCATTTTGGATTTACATGCCACCCCAGGTGGACAGAACCAGGATTGGCACGCAGACTCCAAAATTCACTTTGCCATGTTCTGGGAATTCAAGGTGTTCCAAGACGCGATGGTCAATTTGTGGGGAAAAATCGCAGAATACTATAAGGACAACAAATGGGTGGCAGGTTACAACCCCTTGAACGAGCCCGCGGTGTCGGACcactccaagttgatcaaatttTACGAAAGAGTTGACAAAGCCATCAGGGCTGTCGACCCTAACCAccttttgttcttggatgGAAATACCTATGCGATGGACTTTAGACAATTCCCCGATGAGCCCTTGAAAAATGCTGTTTACGCCATTCACGACTACACTACGTTCGGATTCCCCAACTTGGAAGGAACCGAGTATCAAGGTACAAGTGAGCAAAAGACTAAGATCAAGCTGCAATATGAGCGTAAGATTGAGTTCATGAAGTCTCGGAATGTCCCTGTGTGGAATGGAGAATTTGGTCCCGTCTACGCCAGTGAAGTCAGAGGGGATAAAGACCCTCACACCATTAACAAGGCGAGATACAATGTTTTGAAGGATCAATTGGCTGTCTACAAGACGGGAGATCCCTCTGGGGATGGGTCTCCTATCAGCTGGTCCATTTGGGTTTATAAGGATATTGGCTATCAGGGCCTTACATACGTTTctcccaagtccaagtGGTATCAATTGTTTGGagagttcttcttgaagaagaagaagttgggtTTGGACAGATGGGGAAATAATATTGACCCCGAGTTTGCCAAATTGTATGCGGATTTAGAAGCACAcatgaagaagaatattCCTGAAAAACACCACAAGGCTATTTACCCTCATCAGTGGACCATCAATGACTACCTTTACCGGGTCAGCAAGGATATGTTGTTTTCTCAGTATGCTCAACACGAGTTTGCCGAATTGTTTGTGGGGTTGGATTTCGACGAGTTAGACGAATTGGCagcttctttcaaattggaaaactGTTTGCAGAGAGATGAGTTGAACCAGATCTTGAGAGAGTATTAG